A window of the Tunturibacter empetritectus genome harbors these coding sequences:
- a CDS encoding TolC family protein translates to MRGSSSLLRCFGLVVLLEMPLLAQVQQATVAQTPAPAQPALRLDIPHSDNPLNTYRASLVPKPNLANSPRIDALVKDGVLELSLKDAISLALENNLDLAIARYNIPIAAADVLRTQAGGSFRGVNTGVVQNTPGGGVGGFGSGSSGAGAGGTSGGAGGAGSGASGLVSSTLGAGTNVSSYDPAITGTFSIEHYAQPLSNTIVYGVPQLQQNTTTGNVGYAQAFPTGTSISAVFDNSRGTTNSPESFLNPNLNSYYHFAIQQQLLAGFGLGPNLRFLRIAKNNQRISDEAFKLQVVTTVTQIANMYWDLVAAYEDEGVKSRSLEFARQALESGRKQLALQAIPAMDVMKDEAEEASREQDLTIAKTTLQFQELLIKNALTKNLDDPILEAMPVRPTDQSAMADTTPQGPTEDMAARALKDRLELGESDIDLENRRLSRDAARNALLPTVALTAYYGGSGLAGLQNPASGTISTKPLDFGGAVQTAFNNSAPDYYVGLTVNIPLRNRVAKSDQYRAELETRQSELRLQQLKKQIRIEVRNAQYALEQSEARVVSARKGRDLAQKTFDITAKEQELGAGSNYQTLTARRDLAAAESTLVAAMTAYQKAKIEVDRAVGSTLEANDISIESAKTGIAPSGQ, encoded by the coding sequence GTGAGAGGAAGTTCTTCACTGCTGCGGTGCTTCGGCCTGGTTGTGTTGCTGGAGATGCCTTTGCTGGCGCAGGTGCAACAGGCTACTGTGGCCCAGACCCCAGCGCCGGCGCAACCTGCGTTGCGGCTGGATATTCCGCACTCTGATAACCCGCTGAATACGTACCGGGCTTCCCTGGTGCCGAAGCCGAATCTGGCGAACTCGCCACGGATCGACGCGCTGGTGAAGGACGGAGTTCTTGAGCTGAGTTTGAAGGATGCGATCTCACTGGCTCTGGAGAACAATCTTGACCTTGCGATTGCTCGATACAACATTCCAATTGCTGCTGCGGACGTTTTGCGCACGCAGGCGGGCGGATCGTTTCGCGGAGTCAACACGGGGGTGGTGCAGAATACTCCGGGAGGCGGTGTAGGTGGCTTTGGCTCAGGCTCGAGTGGGGCTGGCGCTGGTGGCACCTCGGGAGGCGCTGGTGGTGCTGGCTCGGGTGCATCGGGCCTTGTCTCGTCGACGCTTGGTGCGGGTACGAACGTCTCCTCGTATGATCCTGCGATCACGGGAACGTTTAGTATCGAGCATTATGCGCAGCCGTTGTCGAATACGATCGTGTATGGAGTTCCGCAGCTCCAGCAGAATACGACGACGGGAAATGTTGGGTATGCTCAGGCTTTTCCTACGGGGACTTCAATCTCGGCGGTCTTCGATAATAGTCGCGGAACGACGAACAGTCCGGAGAGCTTTCTCAATCCTAACCTGAACTCTTACTACCACTTTGCGATTCAGCAGCAGCTGCTTGCGGGCTTTGGACTTGGGCCGAACCTGCGGTTTTTGCGGATCGCCAAAAACAATCAGCGGATTTCGGATGAGGCGTTCAAGTTGCAAGTCGTGACGACGGTGACCCAGATTGCGAATATGTACTGGGATCTGGTGGCCGCGTACGAAGATGAAGGCGTCAAGAGCCGCTCGCTTGAGTTTGCCCGCCAGGCGCTGGAGAGTGGGCGCAAGCAGCTGGCGCTGCAAGCGATTCCTGCGATGGATGTGATGAAGGATGAAGCGGAAGAGGCTAGTCGAGAGCAGGATTTGACGATTGCGAAGACGACATTGCAGTTTCAGGAGTTGCTGATCAAGAATGCGCTGACGAAGAATCTGGACGATCCGATTCTGGAGGCGATGCCGGTGCGGCCGACCGATCAGAGCGCGATGGCGGACACGACTCCGCAGGGACCGACGGAAGATATGGCGGCGCGGGCGCTGAAGGATCGGCTGGAGTTGGGGGAGTCTGATATTGATCTTGAGAACAGACGACTGAGCCGGGATGCGGCGCGTAACGCTTTGCTGCCTACGGTTGCATTGACTGCCTACTACGGCGGCTCGGGTCTGGCTGGGTTGCAAAATCCTGCGTCGGGCACGATCTCAACTAAGCCCCTTGACTTTGGCGGAGCGGTGCAGACGGCTTTTAATAACAGCGCTCCTGACTATTATGTCGGGCTGACGGTTAATATTCCTCTGCGAAATCGAGTGGCGAAGTCGGACCAGTATCGCGCGGAGCTGGAGACGAGGCAGTCGGAGCTGAGGTTGCAGCAGTTGAAGAAGCAGATTCGGATTGAAGTTCGAAACGCGCAATATGCGCTGGAGCAGAGTGAGGCGCGGGTAGTTTCGGCGCGCAAAGGACGCGATCTGGCACAGAAGACCTTCGACATCACCGCCAAAGAGCAAGAGCTGGGTGCGGGGTCAAACTATCAGACTCTCACGGCGCGGCGCGATCTGGCAGCGGCGGAGTCTACACTGGTCGCGGCGATGACAGCGTATCAAAAGGCTAAGATTGAAGTGGATCGCGCCGTCGGCTCGACATTAGAAGCAAATGATATTTCGATAGAATCGGCGAAGACGGGTATAGCCCCGAGTGGGCAGTAG